A part of Myxococcus landrumus genomic DNA contains:
- a CDS encoding response regulator transcription factor, which yields MAARRVLVVEDDPAIRRGIVDALRFEGYEVLEAGVREEGQRIAERTPVDLVLLDLVLPDGDGLDLLKAVRKSRPTLPVIILTARGQEEDRVMGLKLGADDYVVKPFSVRELLARAGAVLRRSAERPMGTARVEFPGGHFVVERRELSFDDGSRTDLSEREAEALRYLGENAGRAISREELLERVWHLPARSVQTRTVDMTMARLREKLRDDSTEPRVILTVRGKGYMFSAPDGAR from the coding sequence ATGGCCGCGCGCCGAGTGCTTGTCGTCGAGGATGACCCCGCCATCCGGCGCGGAATCGTGGATGCGCTTCGCTTCGAGGGCTACGAGGTCCTCGAAGCGGGCGTCCGGGAGGAAGGCCAGCGAATCGCCGAGCGCACGCCGGTGGACCTGGTGCTGCTGGACCTGGTCCTCCCGGACGGGGACGGGTTGGACCTGCTCAAGGCGGTGCGAAAGAGCCGGCCGACCCTGCCTGTCATCATCCTCACTGCCCGGGGCCAGGAGGAGGACCGGGTGATGGGGCTGAAGCTGGGCGCGGACGACTACGTGGTGAAGCCCTTCTCCGTGCGGGAGCTGCTGGCGAGGGCGGGCGCGGTGCTGCGGCGCTCGGCGGAGCGCCCCATGGGCACCGCTCGCGTCGAGTTCCCCGGAGGCCACTTCGTGGTGGAGCGCCGGGAGCTGAGCTTCGATGACGGCTCCCGGACGGACCTCTCCGAGCGGGAGGCGGAGGCCCTGCGCTACCTGGGGGAGAACGCGGGGCGGGCCATCTCCCGCGAGGAGTTGCTCGAGCGCGTGTGGCACCTGCCGGCCAGGAGCGTGCAGACGCGCACGGTGGACATGACGATGGCGCGCCTGCGCGAGAAGCTCCGCGATGACTCCACCGAGCCGCGCGTCATCCTCACCGTGCGAGGCAAGGGCTACATGTTCTCCGCTCCGGACGGCGCGAGATGA
- a CDS encoding DUF885 domain-containing protein: MRQAFRHVRTLLLSACGLLSACAHQQPPATPPVESSPASVQAPEKFPELVDALFAASFDFSPSNGTSVGLHEYDTRLEDWSRPRIEARIVELDTLLSRLRAVDPGSLSFDDAVDWAALESQLLAEQFELKVLRGWEHNPMQYAGLPGGAIDGLMKRDFAPKAERLRSVIARLKAVPSVFAAGKANVQTPPREFTDLAIRMAKGSVGFFEGSVATWAQDAAGGDTTLLAEFTSANAAAVASVKDFARWLETDLLPRSTGKYALGEERFLTKLRYEEMIDLPLPELLALGEANLEKDYQDFVATAKRINPRLSPAQVMAKLEENHPTAEDLIPSVRRSVEGVRQFLVDKDLVTIPSEVRPRVEETPPYARSGSFASMDTPGPYETKATEAFYYVTPVEPDWDAKHKEEHLRLYNAPVVAVINIHEVWPGHYLQFLYAPRFPTKVRKLVSVGSNAEGWAHYTEQMMLDQGFGGGDPKLRLAQLSEALLRDCRYVAGIKLHTAGWTVEDGARLFREKCFQQPANAYEEARRGAYNPTYLYYTFGKLEVLRLAKDFQLAKGQSLKQFHDAFVAQGSLPLPLVRRLLMR, translated from the coding sequence ATGCGCCAAGCCTTCCGCCACGTTCGCACGCTGCTCCTCTCCGCCTGCGGACTCCTGAGTGCCTGCGCCCACCAGCAGCCTCCAGCGACGCCACCAGTGGAGTCCTCGCCGGCGAGCGTCCAGGCACCGGAGAAGTTCCCGGAGCTGGTGGATGCCCTCTTCGCCGCGTCGTTCGACTTCTCTCCGTCCAACGGCACGTCGGTGGGCCTGCATGAGTACGACACTCGGCTGGAGGACTGGAGCCGGCCGCGCATCGAGGCTCGCATCGTCGAGCTGGACACGCTGCTCTCCCGGCTCCGCGCGGTGGACCCGGGCTCGCTGTCATTCGACGACGCCGTCGACTGGGCGGCCCTGGAGAGCCAGCTCCTCGCGGAGCAGTTCGAGCTGAAGGTCCTGCGAGGCTGGGAGCACAACCCCATGCAGTACGCGGGGCTTCCGGGTGGTGCCATCGACGGGCTGATGAAGCGCGACTTCGCGCCCAAGGCGGAGCGGCTGCGCTCGGTGATTGCGCGACTGAAGGCCGTCCCGTCCGTCTTCGCCGCGGGCAAGGCCAACGTCCAGACACCGCCACGCGAGTTCACGGACCTGGCCATCCGCATGGCGAAGGGCTCCGTGGGTTTCTTCGAGGGCTCGGTGGCGACATGGGCCCAGGACGCGGCGGGAGGAGACACCACGCTGCTCGCCGAGTTCACGTCCGCCAACGCGGCGGCGGTGGCCTCGGTGAAGGACTTCGCGCGCTGGCTGGAGACGGACCTGCTGCCGCGCTCCACGGGGAAGTACGCGCTGGGCGAGGAGCGCTTCCTCACCAAGCTTCGCTACGAGGAGATGATTGACCTGCCGCTTCCGGAGCTGCTCGCGCTCGGCGAGGCCAACCTCGAGAAGGACTATCAAGACTTCGTGGCCACCGCGAAGCGGATCAACCCCCGCCTCTCTCCCGCACAGGTGATGGCGAAGCTGGAGGAGAACCACCCCACGGCGGAGGACCTCATCCCCTCCGTGCGCCGCTCGGTGGAGGGCGTGCGCCAGTTCCTCGTCGACAAGGACCTGGTCACCATTCCCTCGGAGGTTCGCCCGCGCGTCGAGGAGACACCGCCGTACGCGCGCTCGGGCTCGTTCGCGTCCATGGACACGCCGGGGCCCTACGAGACGAAGGCCACCGAGGCGTTCTACTACGTCACGCCCGTGGAGCCGGACTGGGACGCGAAGCACAAGGAGGAGCACCTGCGCCTCTACAACGCGCCCGTCGTGGCGGTCATCAACATCCACGAAGTCTGGCCCGGGCACTACCTCCAGTTCCTCTACGCGCCCCGCTTCCCCACCAAGGTCCGCAAGCTCGTCTCCGTGGGCAGCAACGCCGAGGGCTGGGCGCACTACACCGAGCAGATGATGCTGGACCAGGGCTTCGGCGGCGGTGACCCCAAGCTGCGCCTGGCCCAGCTCTCGGAGGCCCTGCTGCGCGACTGCCGCTATGTCGCGGGCATCAAGCTGCACACCGCGGGGTGGACGGTGGAGGACGGCGCGCGGCTGTTCCGCGAGAAGTGCTTCCAGCAGCCGGCCAATGCCTACGAAGAAGCACGGCGCGGCGCCTACAACCCCACGTACCTCTACTACACGTTCGGCAAGCTGGAGGTGCTGCGGCTGGCGAAGGACTTCCAGCTCGCGAAGGGACAGAGTCTCAAGCAGTTCCACGATGCCTTCGTCGCGCAGGGGAGCCTGCCGCTGCCCCTGGTGCGGCGACTGCTGATGCGCTGA
- a CDS encoding M20/M25/M40 family metallo-hydrolase — MKAAELLQALVAIPSVSGDERLIADTVSGWAEGWGARVQRKGHNVWFSVGSGPRRLLVNSHLDTVKPCAGWTYAPHAPEWREDRLYGLGSNDAKGCVTGMLVAARTLLKEGASLDGEIVFAFTAEEETGGQGLGTLLPELGPLDAAVVGEPTSLKPCTAQRGMLLLRCTAHGKSSHVAHAHSAGAVNAIHVAAGDIATLAELRFPSHPLLGEARAQVTQISGGLARNQIPDACEFFVDLRTTPSMDHAQVATGLGGVLKSEVKVHSARYLPKATASNQPIVRAAMAASGEQPVGSSTTSDWAFLGELPTVKVGPGDTLRSHLADEYLTLAELEAGAAFYTRLLRGYFEEAARG, encoded by the coding sequence ATGAAGGCGGCGGAGCTGCTCCAGGCGCTGGTGGCCATCCCCAGCGTTTCGGGTGACGAGCGACTCATCGCGGACACGGTGTCCGGGTGGGCGGAGGGCTGGGGTGCGCGCGTCCAACGCAAGGGCCACAACGTGTGGTTCTCCGTGGGAAGCGGGCCGCGCCGGCTGCTCGTCAACTCGCACCTGGACACGGTGAAGCCGTGTGCCGGGTGGACGTACGCGCCCCACGCGCCCGAGTGGCGTGAGGACCGCCTGTACGGCCTGGGCAGCAACGACGCCAAGGGCTGCGTGACGGGGATGCTCGTCGCGGCCCGGACGCTGCTGAAGGAAGGCGCGTCCCTGGACGGTGAGATTGTCTTCGCGTTCACCGCCGAGGAAGAGACGGGAGGCCAGGGTCTGGGCACGCTGCTGCCCGAGCTGGGCCCCCTGGACGCCGCCGTGGTGGGCGAGCCCACCAGCCTCAAGCCCTGCACGGCGCAGCGGGGCATGTTGCTCTTGCGCTGCACCGCGCACGGCAAGAGCTCCCACGTCGCGCACGCTCACTCCGCGGGCGCGGTGAACGCCATCCACGTCGCGGCGGGAGACATCGCCACGCTGGCGGAGCTGCGCTTCCCGTCGCACCCGCTCCTGGGCGAGGCGCGAGCGCAGGTGACGCAGATTTCCGGCGGGCTGGCGCGCAACCAGATTCCGGATGCGTGCGAGTTCTTCGTCGACCTGCGCACCACGCCGAGCATGGACCACGCGCAGGTGGCGACGGGCCTGGGCGGCGTGTTGAAGAGCGAGGTGAAGGTGCACTCGGCGCGGTACCTGCCGAAGGCGACGGCCTCGAATCAGCCCATCGTCCGGGCGGCGATGGCCGCGTCGGGCGAGCAGCCCGTGGGCTCCAGCACCACGTCCGACTGGGCCTTCCTGGGCGAGCTTCCCACGGTGAAGGTGGGACCGGGCGACACGCTGCGCAGCCACCTGGCGGACGAGTACCTCACCCTGGCGGAGCTGGAAGCCGGCGCCGCCTTCTACACGCGACTGTTGCGCGGTTACTTCGAGGAGGCGGCCCGTGGCTGA
- a CDS encoding vWA domain-containing protein, with the protein MKPALKLPVILGAAVVLAGSALLLGKPAPTETPPAKPVVSPPAPVAVTPESPPTKPVQDQGTAPVIQIAILLDTSGSMDGLLDQARTQLWNIVNRFSKAKRDGVAPRLELALYAFGYSQEGASQNEIRQLMPFTTDLDSISERLFALRTSGGSEHAGEVILEATRKLTWSKNPDAMRLIFIAGNESFEQGPVDFRDAIHTARRHGITVNTIHCGDYETGISDHWKEGATLADGSYMNIDQNLKVVELAAPQDEEIARLGAELNKTYVVYGGTTGMESQMRQEAQDKASRGVSMSNMVARSMAKSSGNYSNESWDLVDAVKKNKVDLGAVSAKDLPEPMRNLDAEGRKAWLAAREQERADLQKRIQELSKARQDFLVAERKKQANPEQETLDGVIGQVVTREAAKRKFTLE; encoded by the coding sequence ATGAAGCCGGCCCTCAAGCTCCCTGTCATCCTTGGCGCAGCCGTGGTGCTCGCGGGCTCCGCGCTCCTGCTGGGCAAGCCCGCGCCCACGGAGACGCCTCCCGCGAAGCCCGTCGTCTCGCCGCCCGCCCCGGTCGCCGTCACCCCGGAGAGCCCGCCGACGAAGCCGGTCCAGGACCAGGGCACCGCGCCCGTCATCCAGATCGCCATCCTGCTGGACACCAGCGGCAGCATGGACGGGCTCTTGGATCAGGCGCGCACGCAGCTGTGGAACATCGTGAACCGCTTCTCCAAGGCGAAGCGTGACGGCGTGGCGCCCCGGCTGGAGTTGGCCCTCTACGCCTTCGGCTACAGCCAGGAGGGCGCCAGCCAGAACGAGATTCGCCAGTTGATGCCGTTCACCACGGACCTGGACTCCATCTCCGAGCGCCTCTTCGCCCTGCGGACGTCCGGCGGCTCCGAGCACGCCGGCGAGGTCATCCTGGAGGCCACCCGGAAGCTCACCTGGAGCAAGAACCCGGACGCGATGCGGCTCATCTTCATCGCGGGCAATGAGTCGTTCGAGCAGGGCCCCGTCGACTTCCGCGACGCCATCCACACCGCCCGCAGGCACGGCATCACCGTGAACACCATCCACTGCGGCGACTACGAGACGGGCATCTCCGACCACTGGAAGGAGGGCGCGACGCTCGCCGATGGCAGCTACATGAACATCGACCAGAACCTGAAGGTGGTGGAGCTGGCCGCGCCGCAGGACGAGGAGATTGCCCGGCTGGGCGCGGAGCTGAACAAGACCTACGTCGTCTATGGCGGCACCACGGGGATGGAGAGCCAGATGCGCCAGGAGGCGCAGGACAAGGCGTCGCGGGGCGTGTCGATGTCGAACATGGTGGCCCGCTCCATGGCGAAGTCCTCCGGGAACTACTCCAACGAGAGCTGGGACCTGGTGGACGCGGTGAAGAAGAACAAGGTGGACCTGGGCGCGGTGTCGGCCAAGGACCTGCCGGAGCCGATGCGGAACCTGGACGCGGAGGGCCGCAAGGCGTGGCTGGCCGCGCGTGAGCAGGAGCGGGCTGATTTGCAGAAGCGCATCCAGGAGCTGAGCAAGGCGCGGCAGGACTTCCTCGTGGCCGAGCGCAAGAAGCAGGCGAATCCCGAGCAGGAGACGCTGGATGGCGTCATCGGCCAGGTGGTGACGCGCGAGGCGGCCAAGCGCAAGTTCACCTTGGAGTAG
- the argB gene encoding acetylglutamate kinase, protein MPLSPDPYSALRHAARYVQQFRRKTFVVKLGGAMLSDPRLRRSACEQIALLWTFSIRPVVVHGGGPELDTLCDALHLPVEKVAGRRVTSAPVLDAAKMVLAGKLHTDLLADLQAAGVPAVGLSGVDAGLIKARKRPPVMVTEPGATEGRLVDYGLVGDIEQVDTRVVEHLRSADYVPVIAPLSGGVDGSVYNTNADTVAAALSVALSAEKLFFLVQVPGLLRDLNDPTSLVTLANLTDLATMENQGTISGGMRPKAHAIRHALVGGVGSVHLVSGVAPNALLEEVFTNEGSGTMVVREKAPKNAGTVG, encoded by the coding sequence GTGCCCTTGTCACCCGACCCGTACTCCGCGCTGCGCCACGCCGCGCGATATGTGCAGCAGTTCCGGCGCAAGACGTTTGTCGTGAAGCTCGGCGGCGCCATGCTGAGCGACCCCCGTCTGCGCCGCTCCGCGTGCGAGCAGATTGCCCTGCTGTGGACCTTCTCCATCCGCCCCGTCGTGGTGCACGGCGGCGGCCCGGAGCTGGACACGCTCTGTGACGCCCTCCACCTGCCGGTGGAGAAGGTGGCTGGCCGCCGCGTCACCTCCGCGCCCGTGCTGGACGCGGCGAAGATGGTGCTCGCCGGCAAGCTGCACACGGACCTGCTCGCGGACCTCCAGGCGGCGGGCGTGCCCGCGGTGGGCCTGAGCGGCGTGGACGCCGGGCTCATCAAGGCGCGCAAGCGTCCTCCCGTCATGGTGACGGAGCCGGGTGCCACCGAGGGCCGGCTCGTGGACTACGGGCTGGTGGGCGACATCGAGCAGGTGGACACGCGCGTGGTGGAGCACCTGCGCTCCGCGGACTACGTGCCGGTCATCGCGCCCCTCTCCGGCGGCGTGGATGGCTCCGTCTACAACACCAACGCGGACACCGTGGCGGCGGCGCTGTCGGTGGCCCTGTCGGCGGAGAAGCTCTTCTTCCTCGTCCAGGTGCCAGGCCTCCTGCGTGACTTGAACGACCCGACGTCGCTCGTCACGCTGGCGAACCTGACGGACCTGGCGACGATGGAGAACCAGGGCACCATCTCCGGCGGCATGCGTCCCAAGGCGCACGCCATCCGGCACGCGCTGGTCGGCGGCGTGGGCAGCGTGCACCTGGTGAGCGGTGTGGCGCCCAACGCGCTCCTCGAGGAGGTCTTCACCAACGAGGGCAGCGGCACGATGGTGGTGCGCGAGAAGGCTCCGAAGAACGCGGGGACCGTGGGATGA
- a CDS encoding sensor histidine kinase: MIRSWRVWLAVSACLLLALAGVVWLSVFALRLDRADRQARESAAREENVRLALWRLDSELLPLVARESAVTVGAYETLSPARGVVDGERRPLQEGRAWVASPLMSGPPEHVLLHFQMAPTGEVSSPQVVDPAFRDMLGVPHPEVGEQVLRHRLDQVSHLLRVAAVREALVNQSSSELKQRPSREDRKRIPDELQWTKNASEFDARSRSARQAASQNLSGYNKVSNVFPKVASPEVAEDMRAFWVEDALFLGRRVQVNGQEFIQGCWLNWPELQRWLQGRVADLLPGATLEPVKDATAETGEGRMLAALPVRLVPGVVPRESGSSGALSSLPAVLTVAWSGVLLAGVAVVALLAGVMSLSERRGAFVSAVTHELRTPLTTFRMYTEMLAAGMVPDAQRRQEYFDILHREAERLSHLVENVLSYARIERGRTPARLERVSVGSLLSRMEERLSQRALQSGLSLCIDVPRDTVVMTDPSAVEQVLFNLVDNASKYGVSTEDPRIHLELERRGSRVGLSVRDHGPGVDPATARKLFEPFSKSVQAAAKSAPGVGLGLALCRRLARSMRADLRHERVPEGGARFVLWLPAA, from the coding sequence ATGATTCGTTCGTGGCGCGTGTGGCTCGCGGTGAGCGCCTGCTTGTTGTTGGCGCTGGCCGGTGTGGTGTGGCTGTCCGTCTTCGCCTTGCGATTGGACCGTGCGGACCGGCAGGCCCGTGAGAGCGCGGCGCGCGAGGAGAACGTGCGGCTGGCGCTGTGGCGGCTCGACTCGGAGCTGCTGCCGCTGGTGGCGCGCGAGAGCGCGGTGACGGTGGGAGCCTATGAGACCCTGTCCCCCGCGCGTGGCGTGGTGGACGGAGAACGCCGACCGCTTCAGGAGGGACGGGCCTGGGTGGCCTCTCCCTTGATGTCGGGGCCACCGGAGCATGTCCTGCTCCACTTCCAGATGGCCCCCACGGGAGAGGTCTCCTCGCCGCAGGTGGTGGACCCGGCGTTTCGAGACATGCTGGGCGTGCCGCACCCCGAGGTCGGCGAGCAGGTCCTGCGGCACCGGTTGGACCAGGTGTCTCACCTGCTCAGGGTCGCCGCCGTGAGGGAGGCCCTGGTGAATCAATCGTCCTCGGAGTTGAAGCAACGGCCCTCTCGCGAGGACCGGAAGCGGATTCCCGACGAGCTCCAGTGGACGAAAAACGCGAGCGAGTTCGATGCACGCTCGCGCAGTGCCCGCCAGGCCGCGAGCCAGAACCTGTCCGGTTACAACAAGGTGTCGAACGTCTTCCCGAAGGTGGCCTCGCCCGAGGTGGCGGAGGACATGCGGGCCTTCTGGGTGGAGGACGCCCTGTTCCTCGGGCGGCGCGTGCAGGTCAACGGCCAGGAGTTCATCCAGGGATGCTGGCTGAACTGGCCCGAGCTCCAGCGCTGGCTCCAAGGGAGGGTCGCGGACCTGCTGCCCGGCGCGACGCTGGAGCCCGTGAAGGACGCCACGGCGGAGACCGGCGAGGGCCGGATGTTGGCGGCGTTGCCGGTGCGATTGGTGCCGGGTGTTGTGCCTCGCGAGAGTGGCTCGTCCGGTGCGCTGTCGTCGCTGCCCGCGGTGTTGACGGTGGCGTGGAGCGGCGTGCTGCTCGCCGGCGTGGCGGTGGTGGCGCTGCTGGCCGGAGTGATGTCCTTGAGCGAGCGCCGGGGCGCGTTCGTCTCGGCGGTGACGCATGAGCTGCGCACGCCCCTGACGACGTTCCGGATGTACACGGAGATGCTCGCGGCGGGGATGGTGCCGGATGCCCAGCGCCGTCAGGAGTACTTCGACATCCTCCACCGCGAAGCGGAGCGGCTGAGCCACCTGGTGGAGAATGTGTTGTCCTATGCCCGCATCGAGCGGGGACGCACGCCCGCGAGGCTGGAGCGGGTATCAGTGGGCTCGCTGCTGTCTCGCATGGAGGAGCGGCTGTCTCAGCGCGCGCTCCAATCAGGCCTGTCGCTGTGTATCGACGTTCCGCGAGACACGGTGGTGATGACAGACCCCTCCGCGGTGGAGCAGGTCCTCTTCAACCTCGTGGACAATGCGTCGAAGTACGGGGTGAGCACGGAGGACCCGCGCATTCATCTCGAGCTCGAGCGGCGAGGCTCGCGGGTGGGGTTGTCGGTGAGGGACCACGGGCCCGGCGTCGACCCCGCGACGGCACGCAAGCTCTTCGAGCCCTTCTCCAAGTCCGTGCAGGCCGCGGCGAAGTCCGCGCCGGGCGTGGGGTTGGGGTTGGCGCTCTGCCGCCGGCTCGCGCGGAGCATGCGTGCCGACCTGCGTCATGAGCGAGTCCCCGAGGGCGGTGCCCGCTTCGTGCTCTGGCTCCCCGCCGCCTGA
- a CDS encoding arginine repressor: MNLDDEILRLITEREISDQAVLQELLEAEGQAPSQSTLSRRLKKLGVQKVGGRYQRISSVEPPTVTAERQRIRIIEAPPNMLVVRTAPGYAPALAAALDREPEVPGLAGTVAGDDTIFVAVTDPSRLREVRSVVERLMLLSA, from the coding sequence ATGAACCTGGACGACGAAATCCTTCGGCTCATCACGGAGCGGGAGATCAGCGATCAGGCGGTCTTGCAGGAGCTGCTGGAGGCGGAGGGGCAGGCGCCCAGCCAGTCCACGCTGTCGCGGCGGCTGAAGAAGCTGGGCGTCCAGAAGGTGGGCGGACGTTACCAGCGCATCTCGTCGGTGGAGCCACCGACGGTGACCGCCGAGCGCCAACGCATCCGCATCATCGAGGCGCCGCCCAACATGCTCGTCGTCAGGACGGCGCCGGGCTACGCGCCCGCGCTCGCGGCCGCGTTGGACCGGGAGCCGGAGGTGCCGGGGCTCGCGGGCACCGTGGCGGGCGACGACACCATCTTCGTCGCGGTGACGGACCCGTCCCGGCTGCGCGAGGTGCGCTCGGTGGTGGAGCGGCTGATGCTCCTGAGTGCCTGA
- a CDS encoding ECF-type sigma factor: MGCETQEDTMGMPEMASLLEGARNGSSEARDNLRRVTYHELREMTHAAMSSGAPCPTVRPMLLLRDMWLRLAGHVTDVDQRRQFLGAGAQAMRRVLVDGVRGRDARRREAQRESLCLRDEVPDSPVGADVDVLDLERVLVSLESFKPRLARTVELRYFAGLGIHETAAVLGVAPATVRRDWAYVRGCLCEGVGH; the protein is encoded by the coding sequence ATGGGATGTGAGACCCAGGAGGACACGATGGGCATGCCGGAGATGGCCTCTCTGCTGGAAGGTGCTCGCAATGGGAGCTCGGAGGCTCGAGACAACCTGCGGCGGGTGACGTACCACGAGCTTCGCGAGATGACGCATGCGGCCATGAGCAGTGGGGCGCCGTGTCCCACCGTCCGGCCGATGCTGTTGCTGCGAGACATGTGGCTGCGTCTGGCCGGGCATGTGACGGACGTAGACCAGCGCAGACAGTTCCTGGGCGCGGGGGCGCAGGCGATGCGGCGCGTGCTCGTGGATGGGGTGCGTGGACGCGATGCCCGCCGCAGGGAGGCGCAGCGCGAGTCGCTGTGTCTGCGCGACGAGGTCCCCGACTCCCCGGTGGGCGCGGATGTCGACGTGCTGGACCTGGAGCGGGTGCTGGTCTCGCTGGAGTCCTTCAAGCCCCGCCTCGCGCGGACGGTGGAGCTGCGCTACTTCGCGGGGCTGGGCATCCACGAGACGGCCGCGGTGCTGGGCGTGGCACCCGCCACCGTCCGACGTGACTGGGCCTACGTGCGCGGCTGCCTGTGCGAAGGCGTGGGGCACTGA
- a CDS encoding N-acetylornithine carbamoyltransferase yields the protein MKHVTHIKDLGPEGVEAVLAQAEAWKKKAPGALFPGSILGMVFFNPSLRTRTSFEAVMLRGGGSAIILDVGAGVWKLEHREGAVMNADRAEHLKEAAPVLSRFVDMLGVRTFSQGGGDEEDEVDPIINAFRKWATVPVVSMESAREHPCQGLADVLTLRETFGTTKKLPVTLTWAPHIKPLPKAVPNSFLLSAAAAGCEIRVAHPPGFELHPTVRAEAEAYAKATGGSITYTHEQDEALAGSRAVYAKSWGPTAAAAFSPNDVTALLASYSGWMPTLRTMSRAAKDAAFLHCLPVRRNVEVADEVLDHSSSRVVDEAGNRFHVQRSLLHWMRSQSR from the coding sequence ATGAAGCACGTCACCCACATCAAGGATCTCGGCCCCGAGGGCGTTGAGGCGGTCCTCGCGCAGGCGGAGGCTTGGAAGAAGAAGGCTCCGGGCGCGCTCTTCCCAGGAAGCATCCTGGGCATGGTGTTCTTCAACCCGTCCTTGCGCACGCGCACCTCGTTCGAGGCGGTGATGCTGCGCGGGGGTGGAAGCGCCATCATCCTGGACGTGGGCGCGGGCGTCTGGAAGCTGGAGCACCGCGAGGGCGCGGTGATGAACGCGGACCGGGCCGAGCACCTCAAGGAGGCCGCCCCCGTCCTGTCGCGCTTCGTGGACATGCTGGGCGTGCGCACGTTCTCCCAGGGTGGCGGCGACGAGGAGGACGAGGTCGACCCCATCATCAACGCGTTCCGCAAGTGGGCCACCGTGCCGGTGGTCAGCATGGAGTCCGCGCGTGAGCACCCCTGCCAGGGTCTGGCGGACGTGCTGACCTTGCGCGAGACGTTCGGCACCACGAAGAAGCTGCCGGTGACGCTGACGTGGGCGCCGCACATCAAGCCCCTGCCCAAGGCGGTGCCCAACTCGTTCCTCCTGAGCGCGGCGGCGGCCGGCTGCGAGATTCGCGTGGCGCACCCTCCCGGCTTCGAGCTGCACCCCACGGTGCGCGCGGAGGCGGAGGCCTACGCCAAGGCCACCGGCGGCAGCATCACGTACACCCATGAGCAAGATGAGGCGCTCGCGGGCAGCCGCGCCGTGTACGCCAAGTCCTGGGGTCCGACGGCCGCGGCGGCCTTCTCGCCCAACGACGTCACCGCGCTGCTCGCGTCCTACTCCGGTTGGATGCCCACGTTGCGCACCATGTCCCGCGCGGCGAAGGATGCCGCGTTCCTGCACTGCCTCCCCGTGCGCCGCAACGTCGAGGTGGCCGACGAGGTCCTGGACCACTCGAGCAGCCGCGTGGTGGACGAGGCGGGCAACCGGTTCCACGTCCAGCGCTCCCTGCTCCACTGGATGCGCTCGCAGTCCCGCTGA
- a CDS encoding amidohydrolase encodes MNRPSLLALLVVLLASPTGRSLAAPPSPVLSALEGLYPELDVFYRDLHQTPELAFQEEKTAAKLAERLRKLGFDVTTGVGGTGVVALLRNGPGPTVMLRTDLDGLPMEEKTGLAYASKVTLKNGEGQTVPVMHACGHDVHMTVWLGTATLLARKKDQWRGTLMMVGQPAEEVGAGARKMLADGLFKRFPKPDFAVALHNTTAAPAGRVEYVPGYAMANVDSVDITLYGKGGHGAYPHTTVDPVVMAARTVLSLQTLVSREKHPLEPGVVTVGSIQGGTKHNIIPDEVRLQLTVRSYKPEVRKALLAGIERIVKAEALVSGATRPPDVSVTEGTPATYNDPALTRRLTASLIRTLGEKNVGEAQPVMGGEDFSEYGRAGVPAVMLWLGAVEPGRFQQSRSGGEPLPSLHSSGFIPDRERTLRTGVTALTSSALELLSKP; translated from the coding sequence GTGAACCGCCCTTCCCTGCTGGCCTTGCTCGTCGTCCTCCTGGCTTCCCCCACCGGACGCTCGCTCGCGGCACCCCCCTCTCCGGTCCTGAGCGCGCTGGAGGGCCTCTATCCCGAGCTGGACGTGTTCTATCGGGACCTGCACCAGACGCCCGAGCTGGCGTTCCAGGAAGAGAAGACCGCCGCGAAGCTCGCCGAGCGCCTGCGCAAGCTGGGCTTCGACGTCACCACGGGCGTCGGAGGCACGGGCGTGGTGGCCCTGCTGCGCAACGGTCCGGGCCCCACCGTGATGCTGCGCACGGACCTGGACGGGCTGCCCATGGAGGAGAAGACGGGACTGGCCTACGCCAGCAAGGTGACCCTCAAGAACGGCGAGGGTCAGACGGTGCCGGTGATGCACGCGTGCGGGCATGACGTGCACATGACGGTGTGGCTGGGCACCGCCACGTTGCTGGCGCGCAAGAAGGACCAGTGGCGTGGAACCTTGATGATGGTGGGCCAGCCCGCGGAGGAGGTGGGCGCGGGGGCTCGGAAGATGTTGGCCGATGGCCTCTTCAAGCGCTTCCCCAAGCCCGACTTCGCGGTGGCGCTCCACAACACCACCGCCGCTCCCGCGGGCCGCGTGGAGTACGTGCCCGGCTATGCGATGGCGAACGTGGACTCGGTGGACATCACGCTCTACGGCAAGGGCGGCCACGGCGCGTATCCCCACACCACGGTGGACCCGGTGGTGATGGCGGCGCGCACGGTGCTCTCCCTCCAGACCCTGGTCAGCCGCGAGAAGCATCCCCTGGAGCCAGGGGTGGTGACGGTGGGCTCCATCCAAGGCGGCACGAAGCACAACATCATCCCGGATGAAGTCCGGCTCCAGCTCACCGTCCGCTCGTACAAGCCGGAGGTGCGCAAGGCCCTGCTCGCGGGCATCGAGCGCATCGTGAAGGCGGAGGCCCTCGTCTCGGGCGCGACGCGGCCTCCCGACGTCTCCGTCACCGAGGGCACCCCCGCCACCTACAACGACCCGGCGCTCACGCGCAGGCTCACCGCGTCCCTGATTCGCACGCTGGGCGAGAAGAACGTGGGCGAGGCGCAGCCCGTGATGGGCGGCGAGGACTTCTCCGAGTACGGCCGCGCGGGAGTCCCGGCCGTGATGCTGTGGCTCGGCGCGGTGGAGCCCGGGCGCTTCCAGCAGTCCCGCTCGGGCGGTGAGCCGCTGCCGTCGCTCCACTCGTCCGGGTTCATCCCGGACCGCGAGCGCACCCTGCGCACGGGTGTCACGGCGTTGACCTCTTCCGCGCTGGAGCTGTTGAGCAAGCCCTGA